One genomic window of Bacillus mycoides includes the following:
- a CDS encoding DUF3932 family protein, with product MKEVFRLQTDFSSSFDRWVSSFVSDHPAQLEWTTLKELIHEYTTSHTNETLPTYISSALTYYAQRVSTTNSSEIVIFENPTIS from the coding sequence ATGAAAGAAGTATTTCGTTTACAAACTGATTTTTCATCTTCATTTGATCGCTGGGTAAGTTCTTTCGTTTCTGATCACCCAGCACAACTAGAGTGGACGACTTTAAAAGAATTAATTCATGAATATACAACATCACATACAAATGAGACGTTACCAACATATATTTCTTCAGCTTTAACATATTACGCACAACGCGTTTCAACAACAAATAGCTCAGAGATTGTTATTTTTGAAAATCCTACAATCTCATAA
- the rnz gene encoding ribonuclease Z: MEFVFLGTGAGVPSKGRNVSAIALQLLEERGQTWLFDCGEATQHQILHTSVRPRRIEKIFITHLHGDHIFGLPGLLGSRSFQGGTTPLTVYGPKGIKQFIEVALLVSTTHVKYPLEIVEITEEGIVFEDNEFCVETKRLSHGIECFGYRIVEKDIQGALLVDKLLGMGVKPGPVFKRLKDGEVVELENGTVLNGKDFIGPPQKGRVITILGDTRYCEASRELAQDADVLVHEATFAAEDEQQAHDYFHSTTEQAARIALNANVKRLILTHISSRYQGDTYKELLKEARKLFSNTEIAMDLKLFPV; this comes from the coding sequence GTGGAATTTGTATTTTTAGGAACTGGTGCAGGTGTTCCTTCAAAAGGAAGGAACGTTTCAGCAATCGCCTTACAATTGTTAGAAGAACGAGGGCAAACGTGGCTATTTGACTGTGGTGAAGCGACTCAGCATCAAATTTTACATACATCTGTACGCCCAAGACGCATTGAAAAAATATTTATTACTCATTTACATGGAGATCATATTTTTGGTTTGCCTGGTTTATTAGGGAGCCGTTCTTTTCAAGGAGGAACGACGCCGTTAACAGTGTACGGCCCAAAAGGAATTAAACAATTTATTGAAGTAGCATTATTAGTAAGTACGACACATGTTAAATATCCACTTGAAATCGTTGAGATTACGGAAGAAGGTATTGTGTTTGAGGATAATGAATTCTGTGTAGAAACAAAAAGGTTATCACACGGAATCGAATGTTTCGGATATCGAATTGTAGAGAAAGATATACAGGGAGCTCTTTTAGTGGATAAGTTGCTGGGAATGGGTGTGAAACCTGGTCCGGTTTTTAAACGTTTAAAAGATGGTGAAGTAGTTGAATTAGAGAATGGCACAGTGTTAAATGGAAAAGATTTTATCGGCCCGCCTCAAAAAGGAAGGGTTATTACAATTTTAGGTGATACACGATATTGCGAAGCGAGTAGAGAGCTTGCGCAAGATGCTGACGTACTTGTTCATGAAGCGACTTTTGCGGCAGAAGATGAACAGCAAGCACATGACTATTTCCATTCAACAACAGAACAAGCTGCGCGTATTGCATTAAATGCAAATGTAAAGCGATTAATATTGACTCATATTAGTTCTCGTTATCAAGGAGATACATATAAGGAATTGCTGAAAGAAGCAAGAAAGTTATTTTCTAATACAGAAATCGCGATGGATTTGAAATTATTTCCAGTATAA